The Sulfurospirillum halorespirans DSM 13726 genome has a window encoding:
- a CDS encoding heterodisulfide reductase, which produces MKNYFLFESLIEREKTAPMITAARKLIELLGIDAPALKGAKNDLGSEFMGLDRLKFLEHYAYNLTLAATEKRDIVCIEQSSFICHAHTKELLLNDANLKFEIAQRLEKHNVSLNLEVNVLSLEQLLLEEVGVEKLASLVKNPFTNFQAALFLGSNACRAKKYRKEALLLQLLDLIKLKRVKHESTYESDGFEVYSASPLLAKKLASKAMLDMFDNAADFVLTSDARSFILFDFYQKELEKTAGREIGLSVLSLAELLLLAFVETNKKSIGLEQHKVAITLI; this is translated from the coding sequence ATGAAAAACTATTTTCTTTTTGAATCCCTCATCGAGCGTGAAAAAACAGCCCCAATGATCACGGCTGCTCGAAAACTGATCGAACTCTTAGGCATCGATGCGCCCGCGCTCAAAGGGGCAAAAAATGATCTTGGAAGCGAATTTATGGGACTGGATCGTCTTAAATTTTTAGAGCATTATGCGTACAATCTTACCCTTGCCGCTACGGAAAAACGCGATATTGTCTGCATTGAGCAGAGCTCTTTCATTTGTCATGCGCACACCAAAGAGCTACTTTTAAACGATGCTAATCTGAAATTTGAGATCGCACAGCGTTTGGAAAAACACAATGTATCACTCAATTTAGAAGTGAATGTTCTCTCTTTAGAACAACTGCTGCTTGAAGAAGTCGGCGTGGAAAAACTAGCAAGTTTGGTGAAAAATCCCTTTACAAACTTTCAAGCAGCCCTTTTCTTAGGCTCAAACGCATGTCGTGCTAAAAAATACCGAAAAGAAGCGCTACTGTTACAACTGCTGGATCTCATCAAACTTAAAAGGGTCAAACACGAAAGTACCTATGAGAGTGATGGTTTTGAAGTCTACAGTGCCTCACCCCTTCTTGCCAAAAAACTCGCCTCCAAAGCGATGCTTGATATGTTCGATAATGCCGCAGATTTTGTACTGACCAGTGATGCACGAAGTTTTATCTTGTTTGATTTTTACCAAAAAGAGCTGGAGAAAACCGCAGGACGTGAAATAGGTCTCAGTGTCTTAAGCCTTGCCGAACTGCTTCTCTTAGCTTTTGTAGAGACGAATAAAAAAAGCATTGGGCTTGAGCAACACAAAGTCGCTATTACGCTTATTTAA
- the nifT gene encoding putative nitrogen fixation protein NifT: MAKVMLREENNEICFYIAKKDMEETITKIEFETEEMWGGEVELSNGETWWIQPGPKKLPKEEVCKKLSD, from the coding sequence ATGGCTAAAGTAATGCTCAGAGAAGAAAATAACGAGATCTGCTTTTATATCGCAAAAAAAGATATGGAAGAGACGATCACCAAAATAGAGTTTGAGACCGAAGAGATGTGGGGTGGCGAAGTGGAGCTTAGTAACGGTGAAACATGGTGGATACAACCAGGTCCCAAGAAGCTTCCAAAAGAGGAAGTCTGTAAGAAATTGTCAGACTGA
- a CDS encoding DUF5644 domain-containing protein, with translation MECKLELSVFRFDAKTDFLPYYKKHFITIDRSLTLNDLLLKIKAEDVSFDYPKGDLAALKINGKALFSNVSIDGLINSFGKSLTLEPLSTKRVIKDMIINTDDFYQRFDLLDAFVDGKDRPLYAHYIIYYYASSVLDLLENYQGDALFAFAYDMIQKHPERKREILEVIANDQSGIFLHVRLCTKIYPCGAEVEKKITELKNDVMKHRPFLNPLVEKFSHHLDLL, from the coding sequence ATGGAGTGTAAGCTTGAGTTGAGCGTCTTTCGATTTGACGCTAAAACGGATTTTTTGCCTTATTATAAAAAACATTTTATAACCATCGATCGAAGTCTAACGCTTAATGATCTTCTTTTAAAGATCAAAGCCGAAGATGTCAGTTTTGACTACCCAAAAGGTGACTTGGCTGCTTTGAAAATTAACGGAAAAGCACTTTTTAGCAATGTCTCCATAGACGGACTTATCAACTCCTTTGGAAAATCACTCACCCTAGAGCCTCTTTCGACCAAGCGTGTCATCAAAGATATGATCATTAATACGGACGATTTTTACCAACGTTTTGATCTTTTGGATGCGTTTGTGGATGGTAAAGACAGACCCCTTTATGCGCACTACATCATCTACTACTACGCTTCAAGCGTGCTGGATTTACTTGAAAATTACCAAGGCGATGCCCTGTTTGCCTTTGCGTACGATATGATTCAAAAACACCCAGAACGCAAACGTGAGATTTTAGAAGTGATTGCAAACGATCAGAGCGGAATCTTTTTACATGTAAGATTGTGCACGAAAATTTACCCTTGTGGCGCGGAAGTTGAGAAGAAGATCACGGAGCTTAAAAATGACGTGATGAAACACCGACCCTTTTTGAACCCTCTTGTGGAAAAATTTTCACACCACCTCGATCTTTTGTAA
- the cstA gene encoding pyruvate/proton symporter CstA, producing the protein MSGSNTSASSKIAWLFVAILGAFAFGYIALNRGESINAMWVLTASVCVYLIGYRFYSLYIADKVLKVDATRMTPAFRHNDGLDYVPTNKVILFGHHFAAIAGAGPLVGPVLAAQMGYLPSMLWILIGVVIAGAVQDYMVLFVSTRRDGRSLGDLVKTEMGTIPGVIALIACFMIMIIILAVLAMVVVKALTHSPWGTFTVGFTIPLAFIMGIYLRFIRPGRILEASVFGIAGLIFGIILGGQVAVSPTWAPYFDLDGVALTWALVIYGFVASVLPVWLLLAPRDYLSTFLKIGAIVGLAIGIVVMMPHMQMPAVTKYAFDSHGPVWAGTLFPFLFITIACGAVSGFHALISSGTTPKMLANETQARMIGYGGMLMESFVAMMALISASIIDPGVYFAMNSPMGALNPTGLADIAAAASATVSSWGFVVTPDILTQIAADVGEKSIISRAGGAPTLAVGMAHIIHSALGGLGSMSFWYHFAILFEALFILTAVDAGTRAARFMLQDLLGLINPNLKRTNSLFANLLATALVVASWGYFLYVGVVDPLGGINTLWPLFGITNQMLAAIALMLCTVVLFKMKQQAVAWVSIVPATWLVICTMSAGWLKAFSSDPAISFFAKANQLQTLLASGNFKPNAVFKSQEAVERVIFNNQLDGFLIVGFMIVVVAMIGFTVQACLKALKSDQPTAVEVPYAPMPANAEAIIRGTAH; encoded by the coding sequence ATGTCAGGAAGCAATACCAGCGCATCTTCAAAGATTGCTTGGTTATTTGTAGCCATTTTAGGTGCTTTTGCATTTGGTTACATTGCGTTGAACAGAGGTGAATCGATTAATGCTATGTGGGTATTAACCGCGTCTGTATGTGTCTATTTGATTGGATACCGTTTTTACAGCCTTTACATTGCAGATAAGGTTCTAAAGGTGGATGCCACACGTATGACACCCGCGTTTCGTCATAATGATGGACTTGATTACGTCCCAACCAACAAAGTCATTCTCTTTGGGCACCACTTTGCCGCCATCGCAGGAGCAGGTCCGCTTGTTGGTCCTGTTTTAGCCGCGCAAATGGGTTATTTGCCAAGTATGCTTTGGATCTTAATCGGTGTTGTTATCGCCGGTGCGGTGCAAGATTATATGGTTCTTTTTGTCTCCACCAGACGCGATGGTAGATCACTTGGTGATCTTGTTAAAACAGAAATGGGAACGATTCCTGGTGTTATTGCACTCATTGCGTGCTTTATGATCATGATCATTATCCTAGCGGTTCTTGCTATGGTTGTTGTTAAAGCCCTTACGCACAGTCCGTGGGGAACGTTTACGGTTGGCTTTACCATTCCACTTGCATTCATTATGGGAATTTACCTCCGCTTTATTCGCCCTGGTCGTATTCTTGAAGCATCTGTTTTTGGTATTGCTGGGCTTATTTTTGGCATTATCTTAGGAGGTCAAGTCGCGGTGAGTCCAACATGGGCACCTTACTTTGATCTTGATGGTGTTGCACTTACATGGGCATTGGTCATCTACGGTTTCGTAGCATCTGTACTTCCCGTATGGTTACTTTTGGCACCTCGTGATTACCTCTCCACGTTTCTCAAAATTGGCGCTATTGTAGGTCTTGCTATTGGTATTGTCGTGATGATGCCTCATATGCAAATGCCTGCGGTTACCAAATACGCTTTTGACAGTCATGGACCTGTTTGGGCAGGAACACTCTTCCCATTCTTGTTTATTACCATTGCGTGCGGCGCCGTTTCTGGTTTCCACGCCCTCATCTCTTCAGGTACCACACCTAAGATGCTTGCCAATGAAACCCAAGCACGTATGATTGGGTATGGTGGTATGTTGATGGAATCATTCGTTGCGATGATGGCACTGATTTCTGCGTCTATCATTGATCCGGGTGTTTACTTTGCAATGAACTCTCCTATGGGTGCACTAAACCCAACAGGTTTAGCCGACATCGCTGCTGCTGCTTCTGCAACGGTCAGTAGCTGGGGATTTGTGGTGACACCGGATATTCTGACTCAAATTGCAGCCGATGTGGGTGAAAAAAGCATTATCTCCCGTGCAGGTGGTGCACCAACCCTTGCTGTGGGTATGGCACACATCATCCATAGCGCACTTGGCGGACTTGGGTCTATGTCTTTTTGGTATCACTTCGCGATTTTGTTTGAAGCGCTCTTTATCTTGACAGCCGTTGATGCAGGTACACGTGCCGCTCGCTTTATGTTGCAAGATTTACTAGGACTCATCAATCCAAATCTTAAACGTACTAACTCATTGTTTGCCAACTTACTGGCTACGGCACTCGTGGTTGCATCATGGGGTTACTTCCTCTATGTCGGCGTTGTCGATCCATTGGGCGGTATCAATACGTTATGGCCACTCTTTGGTATTACGAACCAAATGCTAGCGGCGATTGCTCTCATGCTATGTACTGTGGTACTTTTCAAAATGAAACAACAAGCGGTTGCGTGGGTTTCCATCGTTCCAGCGACATGGCTTGTTATTTGTACGATGAGCGCAGGTTGGCTTAAAGCGTTTAGTTCTGATCCAGCGATCAGCTTCTTTGCAAAAGCAAACCAACTCCAAACACTGCTTGCAAGCGGTAATTTTAAACCTAATGCGGTTTTCAAATCTCAAGAAGCGGTTGAGCGCGTTATTTTCAATAACCAACTCGATGGTTTTTTAATTGTTGGATTTATGATCGTCGTTGTTGCAATGATTGGCTTTACGGTTCAAGCATGCCTTAAAGCACTCAAATCAGATCAACCAACTGCCGTTGAAGTCCCTTATGCTCCAATGCCTGCCAATGCAGAAGCGATCATTCGCGGAACTGCACACTAA
- a CDS encoding sigma 54-interacting transcriptional regulator: protein MVAFDAKCGDCLTTRELMTLYETAMVVSNSLDLVASLEKALMILKNRLHLEKCVIHTLGEENILTIYACIDFSKHQKELATYKLGEGATGFAAESKEPVVIENLHNDMLFLNKSGNRDQNAISYIAVPMLVDQEVIGVLGANITKTTAIDFESTIRVLTILSSIFAQSIRSHDINLKEKERLKELKLYYKMEWDSKVHNFGDIIGESPKMKMVYNVVERIAESNVTVLVRGETGTGKELVAAAIHKRSKRREEPFVKLNCAAITDTLIESELFGHEKGAFTDAKEARKGRFELADGGTLFLDEIGDISASAQVKLLRVLQEREFERVGGSKTVKVNVRLVAATNRNLEEMVKNGTFREDLYYRLNVIPIDLPPLRERGDDIALLVNFFLQKSMSNHKKRIVITDEAMEILCQYTWPGNVRELENTVERIVLMGSEDGISADEMLLMLPAFNQKLMCQRRIMSEEE from the coding sequence ATGGTTGCATTTGATGCTAAGTGTGGGGATTGCCTCACCACCAGAGAACTAATGACACTCTATGAGACAGCAATGGTTGTCTCTAACTCACTTGATTTAGTTGCATCGCTTGAAAAAGCATTAATGATTTTAAAAAATAGATTGCATCTTGAAAAATGCGTAATTCACACGCTGGGTGAAGAAAATATTTTAACGATTTACGCCTGTATCGATTTTAGTAAGCACCAAAAAGAGCTTGCCACGTATAAATTGGGTGAGGGCGCGACTGGTTTTGCGGCTGAGAGTAAAGAGCCTGTTGTGATTGAAAATTTACACAACGATATGCTCTTTCTCAATAAATCAGGCAATCGTGACCAAAATGCGATCTCGTATATCGCCGTTCCGATGCTCGTTGATCAAGAAGTGATCGGTGTTTTAGGGGCGAATATTACCAAAACAACGGCGATTGACTTTGAAAGTACGATTCGTGTTTTGACCATTTTAAGCTCTATCTTTGCACAGTCTATTCGCTCACATGACATCAATCTCAAAGAAAAAGAGCGTTTAAAAGAGCTTAAACTCTACTACAAAATGGAGTGGGACTCCAAGGTACACAATTTTGGAGACATCATTGGTGAGAGTCCAAAGATGAAAATGGTCTACAACGTCGTGGAGCGCATTGCGGAGAGCAATGTCACCGTTTTGGTACGAGGTGAGACGGGGACGGGAAAAGAGCTCGTCGCTGCTGCGATTCACAAGCGTTCCAAACGTCGCGAAGAGCCTTTTGTGAAGCTAAACTGTGCCGCCATCACCGATACGCTCATTGAGAGTGAACTTTTTGGGCATGAAAAAGGGGCGTTTACCGATGCGAAAGAGGCACGCAAAGGTCGTTTTGAACTCGCTGATGGTGGAACACTCTTTTTGGATGAAATCGGCGATATTTCAGCCTCTGCGCAGGTGAAATTGCTTCGTGTTTTACAAGAGCGCGAGTTTGAGCGCGTCGGTGGAAGTAAGACCGTTAAAGTCAATGTCCGCCTTGTTGCGGCAACGAACCGAAACCTTGAAGAGATGGTCAAAAATGGTACCTTTAGGGAAGATCTTTACTATCGTTTGAATGTAATACCCATTGATTTGCCGCCGCTTCGTGAGCGTGGTGATGATATTGCGCTTTTGGTCAATTTCTTTTTGCAAAAATCGATGAGCAACCATAAAAAACGTATTGTCATTACCGATGAAGCGATGGAAATTCTGTGCCAATACACATGGCCTGGAAATGTGAGAGAGCTTGAAAATACGGTTGAACGTATTGTGTTAATGGGCAGTGAAGACGGCATTAGTGCCGATGAGATGCTGCTTATGCTTCCCGCTTTTAATCAAAAATTGATGTGTCAGAGAAGGATCATGAGTGAAGAAGAGTGA
- a CDS encoding L-aspartate oxidase yields the protein MTYDVLIIGSGIAGLMAAIEAKSETNSVAIITKSNIFKSNSSVASGGINAVLDEKDEVEIQKHIDDTMKSSKDLGDKKAISYLCHQAPLIMKKLVEYGVAFDRDVNGKILQRSFGGGSSKRTCFVGDSTGSAITQALIKKAKLVGVDFLVNHFVMDITKIDEYISGVVTLKKLDSTVVVYPTKAVVFAGGGYAGIYRGFSTNAQDCTGDLLSVALRAGMSLKDMEFVQFHPTGFAKTSYLVSEAARGEGGYLVNADGERFVNELGTRDVLARAIFEQMRSGKKVYLDMRHISKEILETRVPSLYKNAYNQVGIDLSTELLEIKPVAHYSMGGIASTMTSSEVKGLFICGESAALGVHGANRLGGNSLLEGAVFGELAGKKAKEYAFNKEFLPIDYNVVIRNMDLVQRIFDGDCSKNFNAMRISVGKIMFDKAGIFRNESSLQEAFDYMKYLRLESNTLHCIDKSKHNNVELISILELRNALELSEAIILSAMQRAESRGAHFREDFAFTCKEGNRHVFIKELQKGFFKVHYEEGGLTKWLKKILT from the coding sequence ATGACATACGACGTGCTCATCATAGGCTCAGGCATCGCAGGTCTGATGGCAGCGATTGAAGCCAAGAGTGAAACCAACAGCGTTGCGATTATTACCAAAAGCAATATCTTTAAATCCAATAGTTCGGTTGCGAGTGGTGGTATCAACGCTGTTTTAGATGAAAAAGATGAGGTCGAGATTCAAAAACACATCGATGATACGATGAAAAGCTCCAAAGATTTGGGCGATAAAAAAGCGATCAGCTACCTGTGCCATCAAGCGCCTTTGATTATGAAAAAATTGGTCGAATACGGTGTTGCGTTTGATCGCGATGTTAATGGGAAGATATTGCAACGCAGTTTTGGAGGCGGAAGTTCCAAACGCACCTGTTTTGTGGGCGATAGCACGGGCTCTGCGATCACACAAGCGCTGATTAAAAAAGCAAAACTGGTCGGCGTTGATTTTTTAGTCAACCACTTTGTGATGGACATTACCAAAATAGATGAGTACATCAGTGGCGTGGTGACGCTTAAAAAACTGGACTCTACGGTCGTTGTTTATCCCACTAAAGCAGTTGTCTTTGCAGGTGGCGGCTACGCAGGTATTTACAGAGGTTTTAGCACCAATGCCCAAGACTGTACGGGGGATCTTTTAAGTGTTGCCCTTCGTGCTGGCATGAGCCTTAAAGATATGGAGTTTGTGCAGTTTCACCCCACGGGATTTGCCAAGACCAGTTATTTGGTCTCCGAAGCGGCGCGGGGTGAGGGTGGATACCTTGTCAACGCGGATGGAGAGCGTTTTGTCAACGAGCTTGGCACGCGCGATGTCCTTGCACGCGCCATTTTTGAGCAGATGCGAAGTGGCAAAAAAGTCTACCTTGATATGCGTCATATCTCCAAAGAGATTTTAGAAACACGCGTTCCTTCTTTGTATAAAAATGCGTACAATCAAGTCGGCATTGACCTCTCCACGGAACTTTTAGAGATCAAACCTGTTGCACACTACAGCATGGGAGGCATCGCTTCTACGATGACTTCCAGTGAAGTTAAAGGTCTGTTTATCTGCGGTGAAAGTGCTGCCCTTGGGGTGCATGGCGCAAACCGATTGGGTGGAAATTCTCTCTTAGAAGGGGCTGTTTTTGGCGAACTTGCGGGTAAAAAAGCCAAAGAGTATGCGTTCAATAAAGAGTTCCTACCGATTGATTACAATGTGGTCATTAGAAATATGGATTTGGTGCAACGCATTTTTGATGGAGATTGCTCCAAAAACTTTAACGCGATGCGTATTTCTGTGGGTAAAATCATGTTTGATAAAGCAGGAATTTTTCGCAATGAAAGCTCTTTGCAAGAAGCATTTGACTATATGAAATACCTCCGCTTGGAGTCCAATACGCTTCACTGCATTGATAAAAGTAAGCACAATAACGTTGAGCTGATTTCGATTTTAGAACTGCGCAATGCGTTGGAACTGAGTGAAGCGATCATCCTCTCTGCGATGCAACGCGCAGAGAGTAGGGGGGCGCATTTTAGGGAGGATTTTGCCTTTACATGTAAAGAGGGAAATCGCCATGTTTTCATTAAAGAGCTCCAAAAAGGGTTCTTTAAAGTGCACTACGAAGAGGGCGGATTGACCAAATGGCTCAAAAAAATTTTAACATAA
- a CDS encoding SIR2 family protein, with translation MKKSDFEKEIKEGRLVPFLGMGVFKETKTEEGGQIPFDSDSMILALNGGRAMSPRLMYEYSRAAMSLEQRKGRAFIEQMTNHIFTAKPYPMPEVYMWLKTLMPRYVVDLNLDDSLLKLYADQDHFLITGVSRIMAGYDRFLVYMYTVSTGEYQRVEKELLSPMLPILFKPLGCTVPEKSFIISDADFVDWLTEAMGGYALPPFLKTFKNDKSYLFLGIDFDRDTYRMVANEVTLGLKDGYLVNDKEKISKKEEKFLSGHKIEKLEMSLADFLKATE, from the coding sequence GTGAAGAAGAGTGATTTTGAAAAAGAGATTAAAGAGGGTCGTTTAGTTCCATTCCTCGGAATGGGTGTTTTTAAAGAGACGAAAACAGAGGAGGGTGGACAGATTCCCTTTGATAGTGACTCCATGATCTTAGCACTCAATGGCGGTCGTGCGATGTCGCCTCGTTTGATGTATGAGTATTCCAGAGCTGCTATGAGTTTGGAACAACGCAAAGGGAGAGCGTTTATCGAGCAGATGACGAACCATATTTTCACGGCAAAGCCTTACCCCATGCCAGAAGTGTATATGTGGCTTAAGACGTTAATGCCTCGCTATGTGGTTGATCTCAATTTGGATGATTCATTGTTGAAACTTTACGCGGATCAGGATCATTTTCTTATCACGGGTGTAAGCCGTATTATGGCAGGATATGATCGTTTTCTTGTTTACATGTACACCGTTTCGACGGGTGAATATCAGCGTGTGGAAAAAGAGCTTTTAAGTCCAATGTTGCCTATTCTTTTTAAACCACTCGGCTGTACGGTGCCTGAGAAAAGCTTTATCATCAGCGATGCCGATTTTGTCGATTGGTTGACCGAAGCGATGGGTGGGTATGCACTTCCTCCGTTTTTGAAGACGTTTAAAAATGACAAAAGTTATCTCTTCTTAGGGATTGATTTTGATCGCGATACGTATCGTATGGTGGCAAATGAAGTGACCTTAGGATTAAAAGATGGCTATTTGGTCAACGATAAAGAGAAGATCAGCAAAAAAGAGGAGAAGTTTTTGAGTGGTCATAAGATCGAAAAACTTGAAATGTCACTTGCAGATTTTTTAAAAGCTACCGAATAG
- a CDS encoding class II SORL domain-containing protein: protein MPKINRYVDIDTVEREAKKDYIDRHSPFITCAATAKQNAPFKVTVKVGNAYTHPDDFDHYIANIQLYTGDALLARADFISGTLGGQDKKGQAEVTFTIVPTGKKLSLVAQSYCTKHGVWESDPVEVSVEE from the coding sequence ATGCCAAAAATCAATCGTTATGTTGATATTGACACCGTTGAGAGAGAAGCTAAGAAAGATTATATCGATAGACACTCTCCGTTTATCACCTGTGCTGCTACGGCAAAACAAAATGCGCCGTTTAAAGTCACTGTAAAAGTGGGTAATGCTTATACGCATCCTGATGATTTCGACCACTACATCGCTAATATCCAGCTTTATACGGGGGATGCACTTTTAGCGCGCGCTGATTTTATCTCTGGAACCCTGGGTGGACAAGATAAAAAAGGACAGGCAGAGGTCACATTTACCATCGTTCCAACGGGTAAAAAGCTGAGCCTTGTGGCACAAAGTTACTGTACAAAACACGGTGTTTGGGAAAGTGATCCTGTTGAAGTGAGTGTTGAAGAGTAG
- a CDS encoding thiamine-phosphate kinase — protein sequence MSKEAFFISEFSSKRIGDDGAVVGDFVYSKDLFCEGIHFKRSWMSLTQIAQKSMLVNISDAIAMNAKPTLALIGVVIPKSFSYEQLRELGVGFQKVAQIYGVEIIGGDTTAGEKLMISITIIAKRPSKVLYRSGAKLGDLVAYTGTLGKSHKELTRLMRGGTVGKDARFMKPDLKAQFIYKATKHLNAGMDISDGLSKDLSRLLKASGNLGLHVKRKMPKKTLCSGEEYEMLFTFDSRKKKAIERIAKQTRTKITIIGKVARKRYACHCKEHHF from the coding sequence ATGTCAAAAGAGGCATTTTTTATCTCAGAATTTTCCAGCAAACGCATTGGCGACGACGGTGCGGTTGTGGGGGATTTTGTCTATTCAAAAGATCTGTTTTGCGAAGGTATTCACTTTAAGCGTTCGTGGATGAGTTTAACGCAGATCGCGCAAAAAAGCATGCTGGTCAATATCTCCGATGCCATTGCGATGAATGCCAAACCCACGTTAGCACTAATTGGGGTTGTGATACCCAAATCGTTTTCGTACGAGCAGCTACGTGAATTGGGTGTGGGGTTTCAAAAAGTAGCACAAATCTACGGTGTTGAGATCATCGGTGGCGATACTACCGCGGGCGAAAAGTTGATGATCTCCATCACCATCATCGCCAAACGCCCTTCCAAAGTGCTCTACCGAAGTGGCGCGAAGCTAGGTGATTTGGTTGCGTATACAGGAACGCTTGGAAAGTCACACAAAGAGCTGACACGGCTGATGCGTGGTGGAACTGTTGGCAAAGATGCGCGGTTTATGAAACCTGATTTAAAAGCGCAGTTTATCTATAAGGCTACGAAGCATTTAAACGCAGGGATGGACATCTCCGATGGACTCTCCAAAGACCTCTCAAGACTGCTCAAAGCCAGTGGCAATTTGGGTTTACATGTAAAGCGTAAAATGCCCAAGAAAACGCTCTGCAGTGGCGAAGAGTACGAGATGCTATTCACCTTTGATTCCCGTAAAAAAAAGGCGATAGAGCGCATTGCTAAGCAGACACGCACAAAAATTACTATTATTGGCAAAGTAGCGCGTAAACGTTATGCTTGTCATTGTAAAGAACACCATTTTTAA
- a CDS encoding YbdD/YjiX family protein — protein MFENLAKAGKYLGQAARLMVGVPDYDTYVQHMRLTHPEQTPMTYEEFYRDRVEARYGGKNGSSRCC, from the coding sequence ATGTTTGAAAATCTTGCGAAAGCGGGGAAATATTTGGGGCAAGCCGCACGTTTGATGGTGGGTGTGCCTGATTATGACACGTATGTTCAACACATGCGCCTCACCCATCCGGAACAAACGCCCATGACATACGAAGAGTTTTACAGAGACCGTGTTGAAGCACGCTATGGAGGCAAAAATGGCAGCTCCCGCTGTTGCTGA
- a CDS encoding aldo/keto reductase, with protein sequence MCLTYATAEATYNFAKRFAHYKDFYARHNGLIFSKLGFGTFKKEPYKEENYIFDYKEALKTAIKSGVNVIDTAINYRYQQSEREIGEVLEELFARDEVKREELIICSKGGFVPLDFPFPANPYEWISEHIIQKGLATTQDIELDQHCMTPAFLKDSLDRSLSNLHVECLDIYFLHNPETQLTRIGYNHFLKKLEEIFASFEEHVREGKIKSYGIAVWNAFTYEEGNSEYINLEDVYDVACLVGGSNHHFKYIQLPFNIAKTNAYSVPNQKMRDGNYYTPLQVAHKLGLGVMSSSSLLQMHLFQKPFKPEVGYLLDSKMELQSDVQLALQFVRSTRGIITSLFSSSKSEHVSSNLSIASIPATNSAKYNLLFKVER encoded by the coding sequence ATGTGTTTGACATATGCGACAGCAGAAGCGACTTATAATTTTGCTAAACGTTTTGCGCACTATAAAGATTTTTATGCCAGACACAATGGGCTTATCTTTTCAAAGCTTGGGTTCGGAACCTTTAAAAAAGAGCCGTATAAAGAAGAAAATTACATATTTGATTACAAAGAGGCGCTCAAAACGGCCATTAAAAGTGGCGTGAATGTGATCGACACCGCCATCAACTACCGCTATCAACAAAGCGAACGTGAAATCGGGGAAGTGCTTGAAGAACTCTTTGCACGTGATGAAGTCAAACGTGAAGAGCTCATTATCTGTTCTAAAGGGGGCTTTGTTCCGCTTGATTTTCCGTTTCCTGCAAATCCTTATGAGTGGATTAGTGAGCATATTATTCAAAAGGGTTTAGCGACAACGCAAGACATCGAGCTGGATCAGCACTGTATGACACCCGCTTTTTTAAAAGACTCTCTGGATCGCTCACTGTCTAATTTACATGTAGAGTGTTTGGACATCTATTTTTTGCACAATCCTGAAACGCAACTCACACGCATCGGCTATAACCATTTTTTGAAAAAGCTCGAAGAGATTTTTGCTAGTTTTGAAGAGCATGTGCGTGAGGGAAAGATCAAATCGTATGGCATTGCTGTGTGGAACGCTTTTACCTACGAAGAGGGCAATAGCGAGTACATTAACCTCGAAGATGTCTATGATGTCGCTTGCCTCGTGGGCGGATCTAATCATCATTTTAAGTACATCCAACTGCCTTTTAATATCGCTAAAACCAATGCCTACAGTGTGCCAAACCAAAAAATGCGCGATGGCAACTACTACACACCCTTGCAAGTGGCGCACAAACTGGGTCTTGGCGTCATGAGCAGCTCTTCGTTGTTACAGATGCACCTGTTTCAAAAACCGTTTAAGCCTGAAGTTGGGTATCTGCTCGATTCAAAAATGGAGCTTCAAAGCGATGTTCAACTCGCCCTTCAGTTTGTACGCTCGACCAGAGGCATCATCACGTCACTGTTTAGTTCAAGCAAAAGTGAACACGTGAGCAGTAATCTTAGTATTGCTTCTATTCCTGCGACTAACAGTGCTAAATACAACCTTCTTTTCAAAGTGGAGCGATAA